In the genome of Mangifera indica cultivar Alphonso chromosome 9, CATAS_Mindica_2.1, whole genome shotgun sequence, the window gttgttaaattaaaatgagtATTTTTTGGTGATATAGATTTAATGTTTGGTGATGCAATActgatttatttattgattcaaattagggaatataaattttgtagattAAAACTCTATCaattaaatgaagaaaacaaaggatattaaaatttttttaatattatacaatattttgttcaaaattaaaattttcaagttagtttaactcaatttacGTTGGTTTTAtatcaattcaaacaagatcaAATTTTTTGAGTGTCAACCTAAACCCAACCTAAAATACTTTTCATGTCACAAATCATAGtcctaacataattttttttagggaaattgaaatttttaccactattttaatCTGcgtatacaaaaatgtcacatATCCTAAAACTTAagcaaatataccacaacagtaatcaacttctccaaaatacctctctttaatctttcatgcagacattctctttcttcttctttgcaacttttttttttcttcttccggttctttcaaagtgataaaggaatcactctcttttcttcctcatcttaaaaaacaaaagaaggaaaatactgaattcttcaaattaagaattcttcaaagtaaggataataaaaaaaaaagagcaacccatAAAAACTCAGTTACATCCACTTTATACGCTGAAAGAAATGAcgattgaaaaatatcatttagtaggatttaactgaaaaaaataaaaaattagcatttaaggatttaaactgaaaaaaaattatatctaactgaaaaaaaaagtaaaaaatgtgTATGCTGAAAACCAGGGATTCGCGTTGACGTCCCCttgttaataattatatataagggttggcgtacTATTgcccatttatatatatatatatatatatatatatatatatatatatatatatatatatatatatatatatatatatatatatatatataatataatattaatattataatatttaatattatatattataattataattatattgtaatataatatattataataatatattatattaaaatataatactaCAGTGTTTTTTACTAACATACCCTCACACTTGATAAAATATAATGCTTCTGCAACAAATATGCAAGGATTGACATGACCCTCCAtccttttataaaataaaataaaataaagggttGACAagacgccaaccctttataaaattaaaaagggttggcgtcatACGCCAAGGTGCCAacccttttattttaatttttaaaaactgcaGTATTATGctgaattttttcaaaaaatgtttctagataaaataatgtcttGAGactgtaatattatattatatattataatattaatattatataataatattattataatataatataatattatattataatataattataataatatattattatattataattaaaaaatattataataataatattataatattatatattatataagggttggcgttaaaTATACCAAGGGTTGTCGTGACCcttattacctttttttttttttaactttacgccaatcattttttatttttttatttttagttaaataccaatttctttttttttcagttaaatccttaagcgttagtttttatttttttcagttaaattatactaaatgatcttcttcgatCGTTTTTTCTTCTACGTTATAAAGTGAATAtggttgagtttttgtgggttactcttttttttatatccttactttgaaaaattcttaatctgaagaattcagtttttttccttctttcttttgtttttgaagatgaggaaaaagagaaaatgattcctttatcactttgaaagaagagtaagaagagagaaaaagttgcaaaaaaaaaaaaaagagaaaatatctgcataaaagattaaaaagaggTATTTTAAGAAAGTTGATTATTgttgtgatatatttatttaagctttagaatatgtgacatttttgtatacgCGGATTAAAataatggtaaaaatttcaattttaaaaaaaaaaacccacaaaaactcaaccaTATCTATTTTATAGTCTGGAAGAAATGACAATCGAAGAAAatcatttaatagaatttaactgaaaaaaataaaaaaataaacgtTTAAGGatattactgaaaaaaaaaaattgatatttaactaaaaataaaaaaataaaaaatagttgacataaagtttaaaaacaaaaaaaaggtaataagGGTTGATAACACCAAGGGTTGacgttaatatataatattattataatattatattatattataatattatataatattaatattataatatataatatataatataatactacaGTCTCAAGACATTATTTTATCTGaaaacactttttaaaaaaattaagcataaTACTAcaacctttaaaaattaaaataaaagggaCGTTAATGTcaactctttttaattttataaagggttggcgtctGGCCaaccctttattttattttataaaacgaTGGGGGCTCCTATCAATCCCTGTATATTTATTACAGAagcattatattttataaagggGTGAAGGTCATGTCAGTAAAAAAGACTAcagtattatattttaatataatatattattataatatataatgtttattataatattatatattattatattatatatataaatgggcAATAAGGGTTAGCGTATAATTATTAACACGGGGGCGTCAACACCAACCTCTGGTTCTCAGCACACgccttttttactttttttttttcatttgaatgcatttttattttcagtttaaatccttaaatgttaatttttttatttttttttagttaaatcctactaaatgatctttttCAATCGTCATTTCTTCCAGCGTATAAagtggatgtggttgagtttttgtgagtttttttttttttattatccttactttgaagaatttttaatatgaagaattcagtatttttcttcctttttttgtttttgaagatgaggaagaagagagaatgattcctttatcactttaaaaaaagagaaagaagagaaaaaaaagttacagagatgAAAAGAGAGAATGTCTGtataaaagattaaagagaggtattttaaaaaaattaattactgttatgatatatttatttaaactttaggatatgtgacatttttgtatacgcaaattaaaatagtagtaaaaattttaatttcccctttttttttatatcttatcATATTAGACGGACAAGTCCTAGTAAAATTTACCAAGTCTACAAACAATCAAAATCACTATATTCTGCATGCCTTTATTATGTAGTCATTTTCGCGATCCTTAATTCGTGTCTATAGGTCAGTAAAGGGTTTCAATAACAACTTACCGCAAAGAATAACACCCCATCTGTGCTCTAATTtaataatacttaaaattaaattttcacgtACCTGTCTTAAAACAAGGGCCCCATGATCGCCAGGCTCTTCGATCTCCACTACACGCGTGTTATTCTCTCCTTCCTTCTTATCTTTCTTCCCTTTCTTCTCAGATCTGCTACACTCACCTGCATCACCACCTGATGCTTCAAAGGTGTAAGTTCTTAAGTTCGGACCATCTTCTCCTTTTCCCTTAATCTTGGCCGTCCATTTATAGCTCTTATCGATCTTCTTTTCCCTCCCTTTTCCTTCTTACTCCCTTCCTTAATTTCAGCCGTCCATTTATACTTACGCTCAACCGGACCGCCCTCAATCTCCGCCGTCCACGTATACTTCCTTTCCCCTCCGTAGGCTGTCGCGTTGACCAGCCTGTCAAATCTTGACTCGAGCGCGCTAACTCTGTCGCACAGAGTCTCTAACGCAAACTCAGGTGTGAACGTCTTGTGAACTCTCTTGTAGTAGTAAAGCGACGGCGTATTGTCAATTTGGACCAGATCGGTGACAGTATCAAAAATATCCAAGGGACATGGTTTAGGAGTCAAGAGATCGAAAGTGAAGCTTAGATCGTGTTCTTCTTCAAAAAATGAGGGAAATGATAATGGCCTTGGTTTGAAAATGGCGGTTTCTCTGACCGAGAGTGATGGTGAATAGCAAGGCTCAATAAATTCGATCCTGCTGAATCGTCTCATTTTCGGTTGAGTTGAACCAGCTGACTCAGTTGGTAACGAGTTAGGGCTGTTGCTGGGAGATAAGATGACCCGATTGGTTTACGATGAGTTTAAAAGGAGCTTATAAAGAAGGCGACAAAATTTTGTAATGGGCGAGGCGAGGATGATAAAAGGTTAAAGATAAAGGgaagaatttcaaaattatatttgtaatagaaaaaaattttaaatatttattcataaattaattattataaaaagttttagtaaaaaatataaagataaaattataattttatttatattattttcatcattagaatttaaaaattaatatttaactcattcttaaaattttaaaggtttagaTTTTATCATTAAGGTTTGTTTCTCTCTTCACTCACTATCATTCTAACCAATAATTggtatttttcatttattttttaggaTCAACTATGAAAGATGATAAAGGATAGTTGTTCAGATGTGATAATAAAGCATCGTTATTTGTCATGTCATCCTTCGTCTTGTCATCCAAACAATGAAAGACAATGCTTCATTGAGTCTTGCTATCGTCCAGATCTGAATGACAAAGGATCGTTTTTCATTAGAGAAGACCTCGACTTATTCTTGATCCCAGTCAATTCCGTAAGTCATCAAAAATGAAAcctagaaagagaaaaaattaaattttttaaaatttaatcgtaaaagtaaatgtgagtttttaaactcaATGAaggaatgatataaattttttagattttagggtttataaatagaatgatgattttatttttgtttttaactgaaaatttgaatgataattaatttataaatgagtatttagattttttaccTATCATaggtataattttgaatttaaattaaaacttggataaaaaattatctttttcccAAAGGTAGATGTTAAAGCgtaaaaagtcaaaaaaaagtCTTTCAGGGGTAAATGAGTAAAAACAGAAGGAGAGCCCAGTGGTGGTTTGGCAGTGAAACATGGTTCGCCGCGTAGGATAGAGAATATGATGAAATGGGCGTGTGGATGTTGACACGAGAATCAGATGACAGATAATGCGGTTTCATTACAACTTACGCGTTATAATTTGGTGGGGAAGGGACTGACTGTTCCCAGTGACCCGTGATGTGAACGGCATCTAAAATGTGTACCATCTGTAACGTATACTCAAGTTGGTTGCTTCACAGCTGCACAAGTCACGTGTTTTATTATGATGACCTATTTTAATGTACGCCAAAagattagttttagattcaaagataaatataaataaattttaaatatttatttataaattaattttaagatttaaagtttattattatttttacataaaaaattatgtatgtaattttattgttcttccactctttaatataatatattgtttgaaATAGTGCTTGACAAATGAAAAAAACCAAAGAGAGTATGTAATTTTAGTCATACCATTAAGGTTAGTTTTGAGTATTAATTGAATAcctaaataatttatgaataatattatatatatttatttttgatatataatttatatatacagtgatatgtcatcatgtaattaggtgattttaaaatatgtgttattatataataaagaaacatctaatcatatgataccATCTCAtctgtatatacaaattatgtactaaaaatatgtatacatagttttattgataatttattatcatatagttaaatattattttatttttaatttaaaattatttaatcatataataacacattatttgaatatctaattaaatactcaaaactaaatcTAACATTCTCAGAGGCCTGTTGTGGTTGTCCACATGTTGGCATTAACAGTTCCACGTGAAAAGCAAATGGAATGCAGCATCGAacattgtttattttcttagatAGACTTTAACTGTTAAAATCCAAAGGCTCAACAAATGCattaatgtataattattcattaaataattaccTTAGATAgctacatttttttaatttattgttacaCTCTGCTAAAGTTCAGCTCAACCTAAGATTGATACGCCTATTtatttataggccaaaggactattttccacttaaggtttagtgaaatgaaaaattttctattattaagtttttaaaaacttaaatacttattattctgttaaaattcactattatggttaagggtaaaaatatcatttaactaaaaaataaaaaaaaaccttaaaatttatcacattttccttttttagtttaaaaaattaacaagagaCAACCATGGGAGGGCGACAAAGAGACCAGGAGGGAGAACTTTGACGATTGGGAAGGAGATattcattgaagaagaagagaaaaaaccttaggggaaaaataGATAGTTTTCAAatcttagataaaaaaaattattatatttttaaaataaagagaaaaatatgatagattataggttttttaaatatttttagctaaatgaaattttatctttaatcataacaataaaataagtttttaaaagttaacgaGTGAACATTCGTCAttttactaaaccttgggtggttatagctttttggctttatttatATCATGGTCAACTTCATTAGGGCCAAAGAGTGGTTAttatgggtaattaattaaaataagtaaaattttaagcgtttatacgtttttaggccaccctagaaaagttttaccaaaataagcaaaccgtattttttttccttttttacccttatgttgaaaaaccaagtaaaaatattttttctgagaatgtgcgtcggtttacgACGGTTATgatggtggctagggattttacactgaaactctaaatatgtcgaattatgtatatggatatttttgaatatttcgaacgcttaaaataatgtagtttcaatgttaatggatgtctggaagtgtagccgttgagagacaaaagcgtacaaatttacagtgtcatgcaaactgcgcaaatttaTAGTGCTGCGCAAATCGCGTAAACACTGTTTACACCGCGTAAACCTGTTCACATCGCGTAAAACACTGTTTATAtcgcgcaaaagtagatatcatagtctgtgaacagtattttttgcGCGATTTTGCAAGCAATTTGCGCGATGTGAACAGTATTTGTGCAGTTTACGTGACACTGTTCACTTtttgcgcttttgtctctcaacggctacacttctaggcatccattaacatcgaaactacatcattttaagcgttcgagacattcaaaaacatccatatacattcgacatatttagggtttcactgtaaaatccctagctaccATCGTAACAGCCATAAatcgacgcacattctcagaaaaaatatttttacttggtttttcaacataagggtaaaaaggataaaaaaaatacggtttgcttattttggtaaaacttttctaaggtggcctaaaaacgtataaacgcttaaaattttgcttattttaattaattacccggttatttatatcatactatatactcattttttaaatttcttaaatctaATCCTATTTCTTAAGACAAcccattttaaagttttaaaatcaaattatttattcatgcCATctcataaattctaaaaatctcttaattctttttttttttttcgttattTTAAAAGTGATAACAAAATATTCCTTTTTCTTATCTTATATACCCCCACAATTAATcctaaaaaatgataaagaaaattaaaactaaaatgaaagtCCTTACATACACAACATAATAGAATGAAACaataccaaaaaatatatagattaaaataattactaatatttttaatgaaaaattataataaatttagacattaatcaattaaaattttgtaattttctatcacctataaaaaattagggtttataaaACAATAGTAAGACATTAAGTCAAGGGTATgctatatacacaatttttgtatataaataatgatatattatcatataattagatagttaaaaattaaagacaaaacaatacccaatcatattataacatatcgatgtttgtatacaaaaattatacatataattttattgctctTCCACTCTGtagtataatatattattcgAAATAGTGTTtgacaaatgaaaaaaacaaggaGAATGTGTTTAGTCATGCCATTACATTCAGTTTTGAGTATCAATTAAATacttagataatttattattatacgattaaatgttattttatctttagtttaaaattacttaattatataataacatattatttgaatatttatttaaatattccaAACTAAGTCCAACATTCTCCGAGGCCGTCCACGTGTCGGCATTAACAGTTCCACATGAAAAGCAAATGGAATGCAGCATCAAAACCAGACTGTATATGATATAACAGTCTGTTAAATGTGTATATAGCAGCTTTATTTTTCAATGTAGTACATAAATACAAAGGGCTATACTTCGGTTATTCATTGAGAACAACTGATTAGCAAGCTGCCTTTATGTACAGAGAATAGAGCTCTCAACATTTGATCTTTtcttaacaataacaaaagaaCAAGAATAATACGAtacctatatattttttatacacaaatatatacacataaatatatcatgatgtgattaaatgattttgaattaatgataaagtaacacctaatcacatgatgagacatttatatgtgtatatatttgtgtattaaaaatatgtacacataacattactcaaagAACAAACACATTAAGCCATTCTGTGTGGTGATTCAAACTACCTTCCTGCTGAGCATGCATGCCTTCAAACTTGTACACTGGATCAAGATTCTCGTTCGCGTATTCGAAAAGGCATTAAAATATGTAAGCAATCACATTTGAAGAAGATTATTCACAGTAACAGTAGCTGAATTTGTTCTCTGCAGGTCCTGCAAAACTACAtcttgttaattatttaaacaaacccATACACTGCCGGTACGGCATGAAAACAGTCAAAGACTAAACATGAATTCTCTGTCAATTACATGAAAATGCCCATTTAGCAAAATAAGAACAATCAGTTATTGAAATGCATCTTTCATCAGCAGGTCCATCTCTTACTATTAAGATACACAAAACCCTGATGTTGGGACGTGCTAGTTACTTCACTCAAATGGTTTATTACAACACAAATAGGACAGTCGGTACCATTATGttaatgaataaaactatgtatataaataaattttactaatttatttgagtatataaataaattagcaaaatttatttatataaattgaggtgGTAATTAGGAccaaattcgaactaaacttattcaaattcgAGCTCAAACAAGCCTGAAATGAGCGCAAACCTAAacattcaacattttttaactcaaactcgagttttGAGGTGTTCAGCTCATCAAGCTCGcgaacttaaaaattttgatacaaaacaatgttattttaataatgaattaaactaaaagatcgattcaaactcgagcttgactctTTTAAAATGAGTCACACTACAGCTCATTTGAAGTGAAtccaagctcaaactcgagctcagtTTGAtgcaaattgagtcaaactcaaactcaatttggttcgaatctaaccctagcaATAACTTGTAATTGGATAAtgtgattatttgttttttctctcactttaaaatcatccaGTCAGATACTACCATAttagattgtataaataaatttatataatttatttgtacatgtaatattattctattttaatatcaaaatgcccaaCATGCAAGTTGGACAAGTCAATTTTAAGATGATGAACCCCTTCAAATTTTTCACAATGATCCACAATATACTTGTGAATAAGTAGCTTGCATGACAGGAGAAGCCACACAAATTTTCTTTCCAAGCAAAAATTGTTAATCTAACAACAAACATACACAACATAACTGACCTGAACCGAAGGAATAACTAAAGGCAACAGATAAATGATAAAGAA includes:
- the LOC123225677 gene encoding BAG family molecular chaperone regulator 7-like, translated to MRRFSRIEFIEPCYSPSLSVRETAIFKPRPLSFPSFFEEEHDLSFTFDLLTPKPCPLDIFDTVTDLVQIDNTPSLYYYKRVHKTFTPEFALETLCDRVSALESRFDRLVNATAYGGERKYTWTAEIEGGPVERKYKWTAEIKEGTSGGDAGECSRSEKKGKKDKKEGENNTRVVEIEEPGDHGALVLRQRKAFSKRPGAVRNIRGKNKELSPQDAAIMIQMTFRAYLIRRSQALRALRDLAVAKTKLKEIRALFNNLSYRRQVARDAEERQRFSEKIIVLLLTVDAIEGADPMVRAAKRSMVDELETMLDTVDPQPAVRSLSIRKRTFDMPDKVIQKEIAAGVAQVVKMIDEEKGAGTFEACI